A genomic region of Marinobacter sp. NP-4(2019) contains the following coding sequences:
- the ettA gene encoding energy-dependent translational throttle protein EttA: MAQYVYTMNRVGKVVPPKREILKDISLSFFPGAKIGVLGLNGAGKSTLLRIMAGVDQDYIGEARPQPGINVGYLPQEPELDEDKTVKEIVDEAVSGVHDALAELDQVYAAYAEPDADFDALAKKQGELEAFIQATDGHDIERKMEVAADALRLPPWDQKVKVLSGGERRRVALCRLLLSGPDMLLLDEPTNHLDAESVAWLERFLHDYEGTVVAITHDRYFLDNVAGWILELDRGQGIPFEGNYSQWLENKEKRLEMESKQEASHQKAIKQELEWVRSNAKGRQSKSKARLARFEEMSSQEFQKRNETNELYIPPGPRLGNKVIEVDGISKSFGDRLLYEDVSFSVPPGAIVGIIGGNGAGKSTLFKMIAGFDKPDSGDITVGETVELAYVDQMRDLDGSKTVWEELSDGNDIIKVGNYETPSRAYVGRFNFKGSDQQKRVGDLSGGERNRLHLAKLLKQGGNVLLLDEPTNDLDVETLRALEEALLNFPGSALVISHDRWFLDRVASHILAFEDDGDVVYFEGNFTEYDEDFKKRKGDSAMQPKRMKYKKLA; encoded by the coding sequence ATGGCCCAGTACGTATACACCATGAACCGCGTGGGCAAGGTGGTTCCGCCCAAGCGTGAAATCCTCAAGGACATTTCCCTGAGCTTCTTCCCGGGCGCCAAGATTGGCGTACTCGGCCTCAACGGTGCAGGTAAATCCACCCTGCTTCGCATTATGGCCGGCGTGGACCAGGATTACATCGGCGAGGCCCGCCCCCAGCCGGGCATCAACGTGGGCTACCTGCCCCAGGAGCCGGAGCTGGACGAAGACAAAACCGTCAAGGAAATCGTTGACGAGGCGGTCTCCGGCGTTCACGACGCGCTGGCGGAACTGGATCAGGTCTACGCCGCCTATGCCGAACCGGACGCGGATTTTGACGCTCTTGCCAAGAAACAGGGTGAACTGGAAGCCTTTATCCAGGCCACTGACGGTCATGACATTGAACGCAAGATGGAAGTCGCGGCGGACGCGTTGCGTCTTCCGCCCTGGGATCAGAAAGTGAAAGTACTGTCCGGTGGTGAACGCCGCCGGGTAGCGCTCTGCCGCCTGCTGCTGTCCGGTCCGGACATGTTGCTGCTGGACGAACCCACCAACCACCTGGATGCCGAATCCGTGGCTTGGCTCGAGCGCTTCCTGCACGACTACGAAGGCACTGTGGTTGCCATCACCCACGACCGCTACTTCCTCGACAATGTTGCCGGCTGGATCCTGGAACTGGACCGAGGCCAGGGCATCCCGTTCGAAGGCAACTACAGCCAGTGGCTGGAGAACAAGGAAAAGCGCCTGGAAATGGAGTCCAAACAGGAGGCCTCTCACCAGAAAGCCATCAAACAGGAACTGGAATGGGTGCGCAGCAATGCCAAGGGCCGTCAGTCCAAGAGCAAGGCCCGTCTGGCCCGCTTTGAGGAGATGAGCTCCCAGGAATTCCAGAAGCGCAACGAAACCAACGAGCTCTATATTCCGCCCGGACCACGCCTGGGCAACAAGGTGATCGAGGTGGACGGCATCAGCAAGTCCTTCGGCGACCGCCTGCTGTATGAAGACGTGTCCTTCAGCGTCCCGCCCGGCGCCATCGTGGGCATCATCGGCGGTAACGGTGCCGGTAAGTCCACTCTGTTCAAGATGATCGCGGGTTTCGACAAACCGGACTCCGGCGACATTACCGTGGGTGAAACCGTGGAACTGGCCTACGTGGACCAGATGCGCGACCTGGACGGCAGCAAGACCGTGTGGGAAGAGCTCTCTGACGGCAACGATATTATCAAGGTCGGCAACTACGAAACCCCGTCCCGGGCCTATGTGGGGCGATTTAACTTCAAGGGCAGCGACCAGCAGAAACGGGTCGGCGATCTGTCCGGTGGTGAGCGCAACCGTCTGCACCTGGCCAAGCTGCTGAAACAGGGCGGCAACGTGTTGCTGCTGGACGAACCCACCAACGACCTGGACGTGGAAACTCTGCGCGCCCTGGAAGAAGCCCTGCTCAACTTCCCTGGCTCCGCCCTGGTGATCTCGCACGATCGCTGGTTCCTGGACCGCGTAGCCAGCCATATCCTGGCGTTCGAGGATGACGGGGATGTGGTCTACTTCGAGGGCAACTTCACCGAGTACGACGAAGACTTCAAGAAGCGCAAGGGGGATTCTGCCATGCAGCCCAAGCGTATGAAGTATAAGAAGTTGGCGTAA
- the gltB gene encoding glutamate synthase large subunit: MMTGLYHPEEFRDNCGFGLIAHMKGDASHKLLQTAIESLTCMTHRGGIAADGKTGDGCGLLIQSPDAFLRKAAKAAFGKEPGDLFAVGQVFLNPDEAKAKAGREAIEKRLTEQGLDILGWREVPTDNSCLGPMALDCLPRIEQVFVAPADKAEKEFAISLFIGRRYAERDMADDSEFYICSLSHRTLAYKGLMMPADLANFYKDLGDPDLETAICVFHQRFSTNTMPRWPLAQPFRFLAHNGEINTIDGNRNWAIARAAKFSSPDLPDLQTLQPLVNLTGSDSSSMDNMLEVLLAGGVDLFRAVRMMIPPAWQNVDTMDSKLRAFYEYNSMHMEPWDGPAGLVFSDGRYAVCMLDRNGLRPARWVITKDDFITLASEIGTYGYEPNDVVAKGRVGPGQMLAVDTQTGEVLHTPDIDERLKNAHPYKQWLRENALRVESTLNQDTPEFRLMDADELLVHQKMFMVSFEERDQVLRPLAENGQEAVGSMGDDTPMAVLSSKVRHVADYFRQKFAQVTNPAIDPLREAIVMSLETCLGSERNVFEETPEHADRIILTTPVLSPAKFLKISNNDRPGFEVARISMGYSPEMGLEQAIRRVCEQAEEATRNGKVLLILSDKDLKEGELPVNALMATGAVHHHLVAQGLRCDSNIIVETGWARDPHQFAVLFGFGATAVYPYLAYQVLNDLIRTGELLMDPIEAKNNYRKGINKGLLKILSKMGISTITSYRGAQLFEAIGLADEVVDLCFKGVPSRIQGAGFFDFQQDQEQLAAVAWKPRKPVSQGGLLKYVHGQEYHAFNPDVVGKLQEAVISGEYGHYKEYAGLVNERPVATLRDLLGFRQDIKAIDISEVEPVENIFPRFDSAAMSLGALSPEAHEALAVAMNTLGGRSNSGEGGEDPVRYGTNKRSKIKQVASGRFGVTAEYLRSADVMQIKVAQGAKPGEGGQLPGGKVNDLIARLRYSVPGVTLISPPPHHDIYSIEDLAQLIFDLKQVNPKALVSVKLVSEPGVGTIAAGVAKAYADLITVSGYDGGTAASPLTSIRYAGSPWELGLTETQQALRANDLRGKIRLQTDGGIKTGLDVVKGAILGAESFGFGTTPMVALGCKYLRICHLNNCATGVATQNDHLREEHFKGTVEMAMNFFRFVAEETREWMAKLGVRSLEELVGRVDLLERLPGDTERQKKLDLSRLLANDHIPADKPQTCQVERNHPFDEGVLAEQMVKDIIGAIEEKSGGAWSYRVTNCDRSIGARLSGEIAARHGNQGMADAPVTLDLTGTAGQSFGVWNVSGLNLILEGDANDYVGKGMTGGKLVIKPPRGSSFKTNETSIVGNTCLYGATGGKLFAAGTAGERFAVRNSGTHAVVEGTGDHCCEYMTGGLVTVLGSTGYNFGAGMTGGFAYVLDMDNTFVDKYNHELVEIQRISREDMESYRNHLRGVIREHISETGSQWAEHILEDFDDYIGRFWLVKPKAANLRSLLASTRARPE, from the coding sequence ATGATGACAGGTTTGTATCATCCCGAAGAATTCAGGGACAACTGTGGTTTCGGACTGATCGCCCATATGAAAGGCGATGCCAGCCACAAGTTGTTGCAAACTGCCATCGAGTCACTGACCTGCATGACCCACCGCGGTGGTATCGCAGCAGACGGAAAGACCGGTGATGGTTGCGGCCTGCTAATTCAAAGTCCCGATGCCTTCCTGCGCAAGGCCGCCAAGGCGGCATTTGGCAAGGAGCCCGGAGACCTGTTTGCCGTTGGTCAGGTTTTCCTGAACCCGGATGAGGCCAAGGCAAAAGCTGGGCGGGAAGCCATTGAGAAGCGTCTGACCGAGCAGGGCCTGGATATTCTGGGCTGGCGGGAAGTCCCGACGGACAACAGTTGCCTGGGGCCGATGGCGCTGGACTGCCTGCCTCGTATCGAGCAGGTGTTTGTGGCGCCGGCTGACAAGGCAGAGAAAGAATTCGCGATCAGCCTGTTCATTGGCCGTCGTTACGCCGAGCGCGACATGGCGGACGACTCCGAGTTCTATATCTGTAGCCTGTCCCACCGCACGCTGGCCTACAAAGGCCTGATGATGCCGGCCGATCTGGCGAATTTCTACAAGGATCTTGGTGATCCGGACCTGGAGACGGCTATTTGTGTCTTCCACCAGCGCTTTTCCACCAATACCATGCCGCGTTGGCCGTTGGCCCAACCATTCCGGTTCCTGGCGCACAACGGTGAGATCAACACCATCGATGGAAACCGCAACTGGGCCATCGCTCGTGCGGCCAAGTTCAGCTCACCGGATCTCCCGGATCTGCAGACTCTGCAGCCGCTGGTAAACCTGACCGGTTCCGACTCCTCAAGCATGGATAACATGCTGGAAGTGCTGTTGGCTGGCGGAGTCGACCTGTTCCGTGCGGTGCGGATGATGATTCCGCCCGCGTGGCAGAATGTGGACACCATGGATTCCAAGTTGCGGGCCTTCTACGAATACAACTCCATGCATATGGAGCCATGGGACGGACCTGCCGGCCTGGTGTTCTCGGACGGCCGCTATGCAGTCTGTATGCTGGACCGGAACGGTCTGCGTCCGGCGCGCTGGGTGATCACCAAGGACGACTTCATTACGCTGGCCTCGGAAATCGGCACTTATGGCTATGAGCCGAATGACGTTGTCGCGAAAGGCCGGGTAGGGCCTGGCCAAATGCTGGCTGTTGATACCCAGACCGGCGAAGTACTCCACACTCCGGATATTGATGAGCGCCTCAAAAATGCTCACCCGTACAAGCAGTGGCTGCGGGAAAACGCGCTAAGGGTTGAAAGCACGCTGAATCAGGATACCCCGGAGTTTCGCCTGATGGACGCTGATGAGCTTCTGGTACACCAGAAGATGTTCATGGTGTCCTTCGAGGAACGTGATCAGGTGCTGCGTCCGTTGGCCGAAAACGGCCAGGAGGCCGTTGGTTCCATGGGCGATGATACCCCGATGGCGGTGTTGTCCAGCAAGGTTCGTCACGTGGCCGATTACTTCCGCCAGAAGTTCGCCCAGGTGACGAACCCGGCGATCGACCCGCTTCGTGAAGCGATTGTTATGTCGCTTGAAACCTGTCTGGGATCCGAGCGCAATGTCTTCGAGGAAACACCGGAGCATGCGGACCGGATCATCCTGACGACACCGGTCCTGTCGCCGGCCAAGTTCCTGAAAATTTCCAACAACGATCGTCCGGGCTTTGAGGTGGCGCGTATTTCCATGGGCTACAGCCCGGAGATGGGACTCGAGCAGGCCATACGCCGGGTGTGTGAGCAGGCGGAAGAAGCTACCCGCAACGGCAAGGTACTGCTGATTCTGTCCGACAAGGATCTCAAGGAGGGTGAGCTGCCAGTGAATGCCCTGATGGCCACCGGCGCGGTTCATCACCACCTCGTGGCGCAGGGGTTGCGCTGTGACTCCAACATTATTGTGGAAACCGGTTGGGCACGTGATCCCCATCAGTTTGCTGTTCTGTTCGGCTTCGGTGCGACAGCGGTTTACCCATACCTTGCGTATCAGGTGCTGAATGATCTGATTCGTACCGGTGAGCTGCTGATGGATCCGATCGAGGCGAAGAATAACTATCGCAAGGGCATCAACAAAGGCCTGTTGAAAATCCTCTCCAAGATGGGCATTTCCACCATCACCTCCTACCGTGGCGCACAGCTCTTCGAGGCCATCGGCCTTGCGGATGAAGTGGTGGATCTGTGCTTCAAGGGTGTGCCCAGCCGTATCCAGGGGGCTGGTTTCTTCGATTTCCAGCAGGATCAGGAGCAACTGGCAGCAGTCGCCTGGAAGCCCCGCAAGCCAGTCTCCCAGGGCGGCCTGCTGAAGTATGTGCATGGCCAGGAATACCATGCCTTCAATCCGGATGTGGTTGGCAAGCTCCAGGAAGCGGTGATCAGCGGTGAATATGGTCACTACAAGGAGTACGCAGGACTGGTGAACGAACGCCCCGTGGCGACTCTGAGGGATCTCCTCGGTTTCCGTCAGGATATCAAGGCGATCGATATTTCCGAGGTAGAGCCGGTCGAAAATATCTTCCCGCGCTTCGATTCCGCAGCTATGTCCCTGGGGGCGCTGTCTCCGGAAGCACACGAGGCGCTGGCAGTGGCGATGAACACCCTGGGCGGGCGTTCGAACTCCGGCGAGGGTGGTGAAGACCCGGTCCGTTATGGCACCAATAAGCGCTCCAAGATCAAGCAGGTAGCCTCAGGCCGCTTTGGTGTGACCGCCGAATACCTACGTAGCGCCGACGTCATGCAGATCAAGGTGGCCCAGGGCGCCAAGCCCGGTGAGGGCGGCCAGTTGCCGGGTGGCAAGGTTAACGATCTGATCGCGCGTCTGCGTTATTCCGTGCCGGGTGTGACGCTGATTTCACCACCCCCACACCATGATATCTATTCGATCGAGGACCTGGCGCAGCTGATTTTTGACCTGAAGCAGGTGAACCCGAAGGCGTTGGTGTCCGTTAAGCTGGTCTCCGAGCCGGGTGTGGGCACAATTGCGGCCGGTGTTGCCAAGGCATACGCTGACCTGATCACGGTCTCTGGTTACGATGGCGGTACTGCGGCAAGCCCGCTGACCTCTATCCGTTACGCAGGCTCGCCGTGGGAGCTGGGGCTGACGGAAACCCAGCAGGCACTGCGTGCCAACGATCTGCGTGGCAAAATCCGTCTCCAGACCGACGGCGGTATCAAGACCGGCCTTGACGTGGTCAAAGGTGCGATTCTCGGCGCCGAGAGCTTCGGTTTCGGCACCACCCCAATGGTCGCACTGGGTTGTAAATACCTGCGCATCTGCCACCTGAACAACTGTGCTACCGGTGTGGCCACCCAGAATGACCATCTCCGTGAAGAGCATTTCAAGGGTACCGTGGAAATGGCCATGAATTTCTTCCGCTTTGTGGCTGAAGAAACCCGTGAATGGATGGCCAAGCTGGGTGTTCGCAGCCTGGAAGAGTTGGTGGGTCGTGTCGACCTGCTTGAGCGTCTGCCAGGCGATACCGAGCGTCAGAAGAAGCTGGATCTGAGCCGCCTTCTGGCTAACGATCACATTCCCGCGGACAAGCCACAGACCTGTCAGGTGGAGCGCAACCATCCGTTTGATGAGGGTGTGCTAGCCGAACAGATGGTGAAAGATATAATCGGCGCTATTGAGGAGAAGTCCGGAGGTGCGTGGTCCTACCGCGTGACCAACTGTGACCGCTCAATCGGTGCGCGCCTGTCTGGTGAAATTGCTGCGAGGCATGGCAACCAGGGTATGGCAGATGCGCCAGTGACCCTCGACCTGACGGGTACCGCCGGACAGAGTTTCGGCGTCTGGAACGTCAGTGGTCTCAACCTGATTCTGGAAGGTGACGCCAACGATTACGTGGGCAAAGGGATGACCGGCGGCAAGCTGGTCATCAAGCCGCCCCGTGGCAGCAGCTTCAAAACCAATGAAACCTCCATCGTCGGCAACACCTGTCTCTATGGTGCAACCGGAGGCAAGTTGTTTGCCGCTGGTACGGCTGGCGAGCGTTTCGCGGTGCGCAACTCCGGAACCCACGCCGTTGTTGAAGGCACCGGCGATCACTGTTGTGAATACATGACTGGCGGGTTGGTGACGGTTCTCGGTTCTACCGGTTATAACTTCGGTGCCGGTATGACCGGTGGCTTTGCCTACGTGCTGGATATGGATAACACCTTCGTGGACAAGTACAACCACGAACTGGTGGAAATCCAGCGCATTTCCCGTGAGGACATGGAGTCCTACCGTAATCACCTGCGCGGCGTTATCCGTGAGCATATCTCGGAAACCGGCAGTCAGTGGGCAGAGCACATTCTTGAAGATTTCGACGACTACATCGGCCGTTTCTGGCTGGTGAAACCCAAGGCTGCCAACTTGCGCAGCCTGCTGGCAAGCACTCGTGCACGTCCGGAGTAA
- the radA gene encoding DNA repair protein RadA, producing MAKPKTAYVCTECGADYSKWQGQCTACQAWNTISEVRGVSSNARGARGARFEGFAGSLSEVQSLDDVSLAEKPRISSGMQEFDRVLGGGLVEGSAVLMGGHPGAGKSTLLLQAVCHLAASVPALYVTGEESLQQVAMRAKRLGLPTSDLKMLSETSVERVIQVAEAEKPRILVVDSIQVMHVEDTESAPGSVSQVRESAAYLTRFAKQTGTILFLVGHVTKDGSLAGPKVLEHMIDCSILLEGSSDSRYRTLRGIKNRFGAVNELGVFAMLEQGLKEVKNPSAIFLNRGEEAAPGSVVMVVWEGTRPMLVEIQALVDMAQGGYPRRVAVGLDQNRLAMLLAVLHRHGGMHVSDQDVFVNVVGGVKVNETSADLALLAAIVSSFRDRALPQDLVIFGEVGLSGEIRPVPSGQERIYEASKHGFTHALVPKANVPRKPVEGMKVIPVTKLSEALLALEEI from the coding sequence ATGGCCAAGCCCAAAACCGCCTACGTCTGCACCGAATGCGGCGCTGACTACTCCAAGTGGCAAGGCCAGTGCACGGCCTGCCAAGCCTGGAACACTATCAGTGAAGTCCGCGGCGTCAGCAGCAATGCCAGGGGCGCCCGCGGTGCCCGCTTCGAGGGCTTTGCCGGCAGTTTGTCGGAAGTCCAGAGCCTGGATGACGTCAGCCTGGCCGAAAAACCCCGCATCAGCTCCGGCATGCAGGAGTTTGACCGGGTACTGGGCGGTGGCCTGGTGGAGGGTTCGGCAGTGCTGATGGGTGGCCACCCCGGTGCTGGCAAGAGCACCCTGCTGCTTCAGGCGGTTTGTCATCTGGCCGCCAGCGTCCCCGCCCTGTACGTCACCGGCGAGGAATCCCTGCAGCAGGTGGCGATGCGCGCCAAGCGTCTGGGATTGCCCACCAGTGATCTGAAAATGCTGTCGGAAACCAGTGTCGAGCGTGTGATACAGGTGGCGGAAGCCGAGAAGCCCCGCATTCTGGTGGTCGACAGTATCCAGGTGATGCATGTCGAGGATACAGAATCCGCTCCCGGCAGCGTCTCCCAGGTCCGCGAAAGCGCGGCCTACCTGACCCGCTTCGCCAAGCAGACCGGCACCATCCTGTTCCTGGTTGGCCACGTCACCAAGGACGGCAGCCTCGCCGGCCCGAAAGTGCTGGAGCACATGATCGACTGCTCCATCCTGCTAGAAGGTTCCAGCGACAGCCGTTACCGCACACTGCGGGGCATCAAGAACCGCTTTGGCGCGGTGAATGAGCTCGGCGTTTTTGCCATGCTGGAACAAGGCCTGAAGGAAGTGAAAAACCCCAGTGCGATTTTCCTTAATCGTGGCGAGGAGGCTGCGCCCGGCAGTGTGGTGATGGTGGTCTGGGAGGGCACCCGGCCGATGCTGGTGGAGATCCAGGCGCTGGTGGACATGGCCCAGGGTGGCTATCCAAGGCGCGTCGCGGTCGGTCTCGATCAGAACCGGCTGGCCATGCTGCTGGCGGTTCTACATCGCCACGGCGGCATGCATGTGTCCGATCAGGATGTCTTCGTCAACGTGGTCGGCGGCGTCAAGGTCAACGAGACCAGCGCGGACCTGGCTCTGCTGGCTGCGATCGTCTCGTCCTTCCGCGACCGCGCCCTGCCCCAGGATCTGGTGATTTTCGGGGAAGTCGGCCTGTCGGGTGAGATTCGCCCGGTGCCCAGCGGCCAGGAACGGATCTACGAGGCCTCCAAGCACGGCTTTACCCACGCACTGGTGCCCAAGGCCAACGTACCTCGCAAGCCAGTCGAGGGGATGAAGGTGATTCCGGTGACCAAGCTTAGTGAGGCGCTTTTGGCTTTGGAGGAAATTTGA
- a CDS encoding PilZ domain-containing protein — protein sequence MPTQPPEKRRFHRIEFDAPCELHCQDNVWLTEVLDISLKGVLVKRPNEWNVPLNEPCEVIVHLDDNETAIVMAVELRHVESQRLGFKCQYIDLESATHLKRLVELNLGDQALLEREFAHLID from the coding sequence TTGCCGACTCAACCCCCTGAGAAACGACGATTCCACCGCATCGAATTCGACGCCCCCTGTGAGCTTCACTGCCAGGACAACGTCTGGTTAACGGAGGTGCTGGATATCTCCCTGAAAGGCGTTCTAGTAAAAAGGCCGAACGAGTGGAACGTGCCGTTAAACGAGCCGTGCGAGGTGATCGTTCATCTGGATGACAATGAAACGGCCATTGTCATGGCGGTAGAGCTTAGACATGTTGAGTCACAGCGGTTGGGGTTCAAGTGTCAGTACATCGACCTGGAAAGCGCCACTCATTTAAAGCGGCTTGTTGAGCTTAACCTGGGTGATCAGGCGTTGCTCGAGAGGGAGTTTGCGCATTTGATTGATTAG
- a CDS encoding FAD-dependent oxidoreductase, giving the protein MKERLNNDFQFVEVGRVDPKKVPAKKRKKEFGEIYHPFTQEEAAPQAHRCLECGNPYCEWKCPVHNYIPNWLKLVSEGNIMRAVELCHQTNSLPEVCGRVCPQDRLCEGACTLNDGYGAVTIGSVEKYITDTAFALGWKPDMSAVKWTDRKVAVIGAGPAGLGCADVLVRNGVKPVVFDIYPEIGGLLTFGIPEFKLEKSVMTRRRQVFEEMGVEFRLSTEVGKDVMMEDILKEYDAVFMGMGTYTYMKGGFPGEDLAGVYDALPFLVSNVNRRLGYEENADDFIDMKGKRVVVLGGGDTAMDCNRTSIRQQAESVTCAYRRDEANMPGSRKEVANAKEEGVKFMFNRQPIAIIGEDKVEGVKVVQTQLGEPDENGRRRPEVVPGSEEVIPADAVLVAFGFRPSPADWFDDQSISTDDSGRVAAPEEAEFAFQTSNPKIFAGGDMVRGSDLVVTAIWEGRQAAEGILDYLDI; this is encoded by the coding sequence ATGAAAGAACGACTGAATAACGACTTCCAGTTTGTCGAAGTAGGGCGCGTAGACCCGAAAAAGGTACCCGCGAAGAAGCGGAAGAAGGAGTTCGGGGAAATCTACCACCCGTTCACCCAGGAAGAAGCTGCGCCACAGGCGCACCGCTGCCTGGAGTGTGGCAACCCCTACTGTGAATGGAAGTGTCCGGTACACAACTACATCCCGAACTGGCTGAAGCTGGTGTCCGAAGGCAACATCATGAGGGCGGTGGAGCTGTGCCACCAGACCAACTCCCTGCCGGAAGTCTGTGGCCGGGTCTGCCCCCAGGACCGTCTGTGCGAAGGCGCCTGTACCCTGAATGACGGTTATGGTGCGGTTACCATCGGTTCTGTCGAGAAGTACATCACCGATACTGCGTTCGCCCTTGGCTGGAAACCGGACATGTCTGCCGTGAAGTGGACCGATAGGAAAGTCGCCGTGATTGGTGCCGGTCCTGCGGGTCTGGGTTGTGCCGATGTTCTGGTGCGCAACGGCGTTAAGCCGGTGGTGTTCGATATCTATCCTGAAATTGGTGGCCTGCTGACCTTCGGTATCCCCGAGTTCAAGCTGGAAAAGTCTGTGATGACCCGCCGCCGTCAGGTGTTCGAGGAAATGGGCGTGGAATTCCGCCTGTCCACGGAAGTGGGCAAGGACGTGATGATGGAAGACATCCTCAAGGAATATGATGCCGTGTTCATGGGCATGGGCACCTACACCTACATGAAGGGCGGCTTCCCCGGGGAAGACCTGGCCGGCGTATACGACGCCCTGCCGTTCCTGGTCTCCAACGTCAATCGTCGCCTCGGTTACGAGGAGAATGCGGACGACTTCATCGACATGAAGGGCAAGCGTGTGGTGGTCCTCGGTGGTGGTGACACCGCGATGGACTGTAACCGCACCTCCATTCGCCAGCAGGCCGAAAGTGTCACCTGTGCCTATCGCCGGGATGAGGCGAACATGCCGGGCTCCCGCAAGGAAGTGGCAAACGCCAAGGAAGAGGGCGTCAAGTTCATGTTCAACCGGCAGCCCATCGCCATTATTGGTGAAGACAAGGTGGAAGGGGTAAAAGTGGTTCAGACCCAGCTGGGCGAGCCTGACGAAAACGGTCGCCGCCGTCCGGAAGTGGTTCCAGGCAGCGAAGAAGTCATTCCGGCCGATGCCGTTCTGGTGGCCTTTGGCTTCCGCCCGAGCCCGGCGGACTGGTTTGACGACCAGAGCATCAGCACCGATGATTCCGGTCGTGTGGCCGCGCCGGAGGAAGCAGAGTTTGCATTCCAGACCAGCAACCCGAAGATCTTTGCCGGCGGAGACATGGTCCGAGGCTCGGATCTGGTCGTAACCGCTATCTGGGAAGGTCGCCAGGCTGCCGAGGGTATCCTGGATTACCTGGATATCTGA
- the hemE gene encoding uroporphyrinogen decarboxylase, with protein MTELKNDRFLRALMRQPVDRTPVWMMRQAGRYLPEYRATRAQAGDFLSLCKNTPLACEVTLQPLERYPLDAAILFSDILTIPDALGLGLYFETGEGPKFKHTIRSEADVAALPAMKAEVDLDYVMNAVSTIRGALNGRVPLIGFSGSPWTLATYMIEGGSSKDFREAKKLMYSQPEVMHRLLDHLADCVIDYLNGQIRAGAQAVQIFDTWGGVLSSWAYEEFSLRYMKKIVDGLIRESEGRRVPVILFTKNGGQWLESIADSGADAVGLDWTTDIGNARARIGERVALQGNMDPAMLYAPPERIRQEVADILRRFGTGPGHIFNLGHGITPDVDPEHAKAFIEAVVELSPEYHQ; from the coding sequence ATGACCGAGCTGAAAAATGACCGCTTCCTGCGCGCGCTGATGCGCCAGCCCGTTGACCGCACACCGGTGTGGATGATGCGTCAGGCCGGCCGTTACCTTCCTGAGTACCGCGCGACCCGTGCCCAGGCGGGAGATTTCCTCAGTCTCTGCAAGAATACGCCGCTGGCCTGTGAGGTCACCCTGCAGCCTCTGGAACGGTATCCCCTGGATGCCGCGATCCTGTTTTCCGACATTCTGACCATTCCGGACGCACTGGGGCTCGGCCTGTATTTCGAGACCGGTGAAGGTCCCAAGTTCAAGCATACGATCCGCTCTGAGGCGGACGTTGCCGCCTTGCCCGCGATGAAAGCCGAGGTGGATCTGGATTACGTGATGAACGCGGTATCCACCATCCGTGGCGCCCTCAACGGCCGTGTTCCACTGATCGGCTTCTCCGGCAGCCCCTGGACACTGGCCACCTACATGATCGAGGGTGGTTCTTCCAAGGATTTCCGCGAGGCCAAGAAACTGATGTACAGCCAGCCGGAGGTGATGCATCGCCTGCTGGATCACTTGGCGGACTGTGTCATCGATTACCTCAACGGCCAGATCAGGGCCGGTGCCCAGGCGGTGCAGATTTTCGATACCTGGGGCGGTGTGCTGAGTAGTTGGGCGTACGAGGAGTTCTCGCTGCGTTACATGAAGAAGATCGTGGACGGTCTGATTCGTGAGAGCGAAGGTCGTCGTGTTCCGGTGATCCTGTTCACCAAGAATGGTGGCCAGTGGCTGGAATCCATTGCTGATTCAGGTGCCGATGCCGTGGGTCTGGACTGGACCACGGACATCGGCAACGCCCGCGCTCGCATCGGCGAGCGGGTTGCTCTGCAGGGCAACATGGATCCGGCGATGTTGTATGCGCCGCCAGAGCGGATTCGCCAGGAAGTGGCGGACATCCTGCGCCGCTTCGGTACCGGCCCGGGGCATATTTTCAACCTGGGGCACGGCATCACCCCGGATGTGGATCCGGAGCACGCCAAGGCGTTTATTGAGGCAGTGGTAGAGCTGAGTCCGGAGTACCACCAATAG